The nucleotide sequence GTTTTTTACTTGTTCCTATCACAGGAAAAGCAATGCAAAACAGTAATAAAGGGTATATCGGTTAGTGGAATTAGATCACTAGCCGCTACAGACATAAACATTTTATACATATGTCATCTTCGAACTCACTATATGTTCTTGGCCAGGTAATGGATCTTGGCGCAGTTCTTGTCTGAGACGATGGGTCCCTCGGTGGCTCGCGTATCGGCGCCGAGGATAACGCCATCCTTGAAGATGATGCCGACGATGGTGGTGCCGGTTTTGGTGGTCGTCGGTGGCTTGAAGCCCCCCTTCAAAAGAGTCGCATTGCTAAAAGCAAATGAGTAGTTTGTAAAAGCCGCTGAAGGATTTCTTCGGAACTCGGGAGGTCTTACCGCTTGCAGTTATCGAAGTTGAAGCCTGGGCGTGGCAGATCGCGTGCGTTATCCAAATCCATTGTCTTTGCTCTTTATTTCAACTATATTCACAGGAAGAAACTATGTTTAATTTCTGCCGAGCGGAATGACAAACAAAATTGTTAAAGGCGTGATAGAGCTGGGACTAACATCGATAGTATCGATCGCTAAGTATTAACCGGCACAATCGATGGCGCGATAATATCGAGTGAAAAAGTATTTTAcgtaatattttatattatttttaaatttaaagtgaTGCTTTTCATATAAGTATTACATCTAAAtaacatataaataaaaatgtaattgtCATTAAATATGACTCTGTACACGCGACAGGTGTTTCGGAAGGCCCCTaatatttttatcaaaaaatcGATAACTTAATATAATTTTAGCAGCCCTGGTATAGTCTTTGTGCTTCGCATCCCTGGAAAGTTTTTTGGTAAATTACCATGTCTGCGGCCACAAAATTACATAAAACGAGCTGGTGCGCCCTGGGGCAGATGCAACAATACAGAACTAAGGGTAAGTAAGACTAATAAAGAGCCCTTTTATTGACCAAAGATCGAAGAAACGGTTTACATAATGCCGGTGAACATTCACGTTCTGCGGAGCTCCAGTGCCAGAGATGGCATGCTTGGCGGTGTCTCGGCTTAAAAAGTAGCTAGATTTTTATATCAATCTGGCTATTTTCCGAAAATCAATAGAGTGTTAAATATCCTACTAAAAATATTACATATTATATAGCATAACTTTTCACCTTTCCTTTGCAGCCAGCTTCAGCCCAAGTTCAGCTTCGATAGCCAAGCGAAATGACCTTTTTAACCAGGAGCAGCGCCGCCAACGGGATGCCGTGGGCCGCATCGATAAGATCGAGGTCCGGTACCTGGGACTTCCCGAAGATGTCACTCTCGTGATGAACAGCAACATCTCCACGCCCTTTAATTGTGCCCAGCACCTGAGTGAGGGACACTGTAAGCGATCGGCACTGGCCCTGATCGACGGCAGTGTGCCCTGGGATATGCACAGACCTTTGCAGGAGTCCTGCACCCTGCAGCTGCTCAACTTCCATGTCTCCGAGCCGCACGTGGTCAACAAGTGGGTGTGCGATTGTATTTATCATATGAATTATTCTAATTAAAGTTACTTTCTTGCAGAGCCTTTTGGCGCACTTGCAGCTTTATGTTGGGAGCCGCCTTGAACCGGGCTTTCAAACCAGAGGCCAATCTTCAGCTACACAGCTTCCCGGGACCCAACAGTAAGTTAAATTATCTAACACGCCTAATTAGCTTAGTTAGCTTATATCTCCATTATTCTTTTACAGTCAAATCAGGCAGCTTTGTGCACGACATTGTGCTGCAGACTCAGAATTGGCAGCCTTCGAAGGAGGAGATGCGCGCCATTTCGGCGGAGATGGTCAAATTAGCCGCGCAGGACCTGCGCATTGAGCGCCTGGACGTCCAGCAGGATCTTGCCCAGGAGATGTTTAAGGATTCCAAGTACAAGAGCGAGCAACTGCCCAGCATTGCACAGCAAACCCAAGGAAGAGTAACCCTGTATCGCCTGGGTGACCACATTGACATCTCACGCGGTCCAATGGTGGGATCTACCAGTTTCCTGGGCAAATGCACCATCTCGGCTGCTCACAAAGTGGCAGAGGAAGGCCCAGCTGGCGCCTTCTATCGCATTCAAGGTGTTGCCCTGCCCTCTGGCTTCCAACTGAACCACGTGGCATACGGTGTACTGGAGGAGCGGTCTAAGAAACCTGTGAGTACTCCTTCCCAAATTTCTTTGAAAGCTTAAACAATTATGTTCTTATATTTTAGAGCCCAGCACGTCTGCCCAATGAGCCCTTCgaggaacaacaacaactgcaaTTATCTTAAAACgttctttaatatttaaagctATACGATAAGTGTTAACAGGTAAATCATTAAAGAGCGTCCCCAtttgttacaaaaatataaccgtCTTTAACAAGTATACTAACAAAGTTTGGATTTTGTACAATTGTTGGTTCTTATATTATCTTATGGAATGAAATTCTGTAAAGCTcttagtattttaaaaaagcAAATTTAGCGTTGAAATACAGCTGAATTTATTCTATAGAACACTTGTGGTCAcggcttaaaatatttatgaagaCTTTAAACTTTTAGTGTTGTGATACATCTTCTTTGAGCAGCATTTTTATTGGCTTTTTAAACACCCTTATCATATTTCAGAGTTTTATATTCTAGGAAAAGTTCTGTTTCAGTCATGCATACATTTTGCTGACCACAGACATAAACATTTGGTAACGATTTCAACATTTAACATTTAAGGCATGCTAAAAAAAGGCAGAGAATCGGAGATTCGAAGGAAACGGGCTTAGGCTACTATCTACAGTAAGAACGGGAAATCAACATATCTGTTTGAGATTCAGAGGTCTATTTTAAAAGCTCTTGAACAGACCCTCCAAATCGTGCTCGTTCAGGGCAATAGCCAACATTATCAGTCCACCGAGGAGGATAccaaatatttgtataataaTTCCCTTTGGATCTTTGGCCATCTCTGGATTGTGGGCCACACTCATCGTGGGCACCAAATCGGCAAAGGCAATGTATAGGAAGGAACCAGCAGTGGCTGCATAAATCCATTGAGTCATACCATCACCAATTCCGGCAATGAAAAGACCCACAGACATGCCCACAAAGCTAAGAACTGAGCTTACGATGTTCATGTAGACGGCTCTTCGCATGGATACACCAGTTTGGAGGAGGAGAGCGAAATCCCCTAGCTCGTGGGGCAACTCGTGGCAGAGGACTGCAAAAGCGGTGGCGAACCCAGTGACAGGATCACTAGCAAACGCTGCACCAATGGCCAGGCCATCGGTTAGATTATGCAGACCATCACCGATGACTACCATAAAAGCCACAGGGGTGAGTGGACGATCAGGAGTCTTTTCATCTAACTTGGCCTCCTGCAGCATTACATTGAGTTCTCGAGGAGCTGGGAGGTCAGGAGTGTCCTGTAGAGCTGGCTTCTCCATGTGACTATGGCTGTTTCCGTGACTGTGACCATGTCCGTGGCTATGTCCATGACCTGTCTTACCTCCTTTTAGCAAGGGAATTAAATTTTCCAACATGTACATGAAAAGAGCCGCCAGAAAGGAGCAACCACAAAGCAGAGCAGCCTCATTGCTATGTTTGTGATCCGACTCCAAGGGATTGATGCCAGTCACCGCCTCCTCATGCTTCTCTTCCTTAAAAAGAGCGTGGGGCAGCAAATGCATCAGGGCATCACCGGCTAAAGTGCCCACGGCAACGGACACAAGGAACTTGAGGATTTCTTGGTAGGCAGCTGTCTTCATCAGAGGAACCAGAAGAATTCCCAGCAAACCGCAAGCAGAAAGAATCAGCATGGTTATGCTGGCATAGATCCAAGCTAAAAGAAAGTGTGTAAGATATTTTGTTAACagggaaatattttaaagcacCTACCGTTCCAAATCTTTTGCTTCTTGTCGCTAAAATTCTCAGATCGAGGAGCTGGTTGCTTGCAAACTCCATTATCGATTTGAGCCAATAGAGCTGGGCAGAGTTTCATAAAAGCCTGCGGTGTAATCCGCACCGAGTTGATGAACTCGTTATACTCCTCTTCTGAGTTGTGAATGGTGTCTGAACCGAAGCCATCCTTCTTTAACAATTTTTGGTAGGCAATGTTTTTATGGAGATCATTGTGGTCCACGAGCAAAGAAAGCAAGGACTTTGGAGATAGACAAGCTGCAACCGGTTCTGAAAGTAGATGCAACTATTTATTATgctattatattttaaaaatatagatCTTTTTTAAACACAAGCTTAATGAGTAGAGAAATTTCCAAAACTACGTACCGCCTCAtgaaaaaatcgtaaatatttataaatacaCATACGACTAAATAATACTAGATCTTAAACTTTCTGGGAAGCACCTTTTAGTTCTGTGTTTAGACTTTTAAGGGCTTTATTTATAAAGTTAGAAATCATGTTTACTTCTCAAAGTTTGTTGCTATTTTTCTATGAAACTAGCAATAACATTTCTCCGATCCCAACAGGTTGCTTTCTCATCCGTTGATTGTTATCCAATTCGCATGTGCGAACTTGCCATAAATTCAGTCGGCTGTTTAGTGTTAACTTTATATGGGACAACGTTGTAACGATTGTGTGCACTTCAATTAACTGTAAAGCCCAACCAACAAAAATAACAAACGAAACGATTGAGGCCTGTTTGTTTCTCgttctgtatctgtatctgtttcaattgttgttttgttttggatTTCCGCATCCATAATGCGTTCGTTTATCGTGTTATCGCCCTGTTTTCGTCACCTGCTGACAATGATCTTCCTACCTGCTGATTTAAGGCTTCATTTACAGCCCAAAAGGAGAAAGATATACGCATCTGATAATTCATTTACACATATATCTTATAATTTATGCGACAAGGCCGCGATCGCAGACGGAACTTCCTATCAACCAAATGAGATGGGAGGATGGGATGGCATAATTGAATTGATGATAGACCGCAGTCGCCGGTCGCCTTGCACTTGGAAATCGGCCAATTGATGGAAAGAGTCGAGGCCCGGCTTCATCTATTTATACTTCCATTATAATGCGACATTCT is from Drosophila suzukii chromosome 3, CBGP_Dsuzu_IsoJpt1.0, whole genome shotgun sequence and encodes:
- the Zip71B gene encoding zinc transporter ZIP5 is translated as MAKRQVLVLTLLCLGSLLFEAVQTSTEYNRYLSQIFQKYGNGGTINFEGLEHLMFSLNLGQIQFDPSHTIDQHRPQGYSQEVTNTTSAPKYFEPTRVNATNEEVLEVQISTPTTNLSKPEIGPEVPEFLEIHDPKHRHPRESSEPVAACLSPKSLLSLLVDHNDLHKNIAYQKLLKKDGFGSDTIHNSEEEYNEFINSVRITPQAFMKLCPALLAQIDNGVCKQPAPRSENFSDKKQKIWNAWIYASITMLILSACGLLGILLVPLMKTAAYQEILKFLVSVAVGTLAGDALMHLLPHALFKEEKHEEAVTGINPLESDHKHSNEAALLCGCSFLAALFMYMLENLIPLLKGGKTGHGHSHGHGHSHGNSHSHMEKPALQDTPDLPAPRELNVMLQEAKLDEKTPDRPLTPVAFMVVIGDGLHNLTDGLAIGAAFASDPVTGFATAFAVLCHELPHELGDFALLLQTGVSMRRAVYMNIVSSVLSFVGMSVGLFIAGIGDGMTQWIYAATAGSFLYIAFADLVPTMSVAHNPEMAKDPKGIIIQIFGILLGGLIMLAIALNEHDLEGLFKSF
- the mRpL39 gene encoding large ribosomal subunit protein mL39; the protein is MSAATKLHKTSWCALGQMQQYRTKASFSPSSASIAKRNDLFNQEQRRQRDAVGRIDKIEVRYLGLPEDVTLVMNSNISTPFNCAQHLSEGHCKRSALALIDGSVPWDMHRPLQESCTLQLLNFHVSEPHVVNKAFWRTCSFMLGAALNRAFKPEANLQLHSFPGPNIKSGSFVHDIVLQTQNWQPSKEEMRAISAEMVKLAAQDLRIERLDVQQDLAQEMFKDSKYKSEQLPSIAQQTQGRVTLYRLGDHIDISRGPMVGSTSFLGKCTISAAHKVAEEGPAGAFYRIQGVALPSGFQLNHVAYGVLEERSKKPSPARLPNEPFEEQQQLQLS